The Rosa rugosa chromosome 3, drRosRugo1.1, whole genome shotgun sequence sequence gccagtgatgccaacacctcctaacataaaacctattggctaatgggtcttcgttagaaagcgtgatgagaaaaagagatggcaatctcgccttatggcgcaaggcttctcacaaaacgccctgaaatcgattacgatgagacatattctctcgtaatggatgtcattgcactccactaccttgtcagtttggtagtttccgaataactgaacatgcagcttacaaatgtggtcactacgtatctctatggggatctagatacggaatatacacgaaggttcatggtgaacttcatttacccaagtcaagtggctctagacctaggagcgcgtttgcaataaggttgaaatgctcactaaagtgactacttgattgggaagggatatgcccacgcgtttttagaacaagtttcggattctatagcggttcatgttggacataatcttcattggaagcccttaaagagttaagggaaaccgttgaacacttgaaatccgattttgagatgaaggattttgggagaacacgattaggtttcagtttggaacttgagcatcatgttgatagatgcttaggcattttgacaaggtcaagccttcaagcacccccatgatcgtccgtagtcttgatcctgaaaatgatcctcttcgccCCTTACTATTAAAATAATGACCAGACGTACCTGGTTGCGATCAGATGTAGGAGAGAAGTTCGTTTAGGAGCCACCGCATACGTTTACTCTTGAATTGATTTGTGAGATTCTTTCTTTCAGAACGCCTTTGGCGCCTTTCTTTCCTAACCTCCAAATCTCCTTGAGTATTCAAATGAAAATTGTTTGATCATTCAATGGGTGTTGATTTCTCTTTTCAAATCAAGGTCTTCTTCGAAAGAACCAGAGTTAGCCGAGTAGCTCGAGCAGGAGTTTCTTAAAAGCTGAAAAACGGAAGACTGGGTTCTTTTTACAAAAAGTATGGGAAACCCGAAACGGAATACCTAGGTCGCAagctttcttttttatatttttcttttatttttgatttcgTTCTTGTTCCAGACTCACTTTTCTTTTCTGATCGAGCGTGGGTCCCTTGAGCCGTGGAATCCCTTTTGTCTTGATTTAGGGAAATAGGCGCATTGATTAGGTTACGTGGTTCGAGCAATCTgcaggaagttttttttttcattttttttttcatgtttatGGACGATTTTAGAAAGAAGATAGGTCGGTCAAACAAAAACAACGCGCAACGGGCTCTCCGCTCCTAGTCACTAAGTAGTGCTATTCTGTCCTCCGGGGGGACTCCACCAAGAGGCTCTTTCTCTCACGTAATTTCGCCCACCCGTTCCGCCGGGATTCGAACCCATATAGTCAATAAGATCGAGTAATTCAAAGAAAGAGAGAATAAGGAATGTGTCTTCAACCaccgtccaaaggatgatgacgaagatgtgctagaggcaggagtgccttacttgagtacaataggcgcattattgtacttagctcaatgcacaagaccagacatctcatttgcaatgaacttgttagctaaggtatagctctgcgccaacgcgacgcctttggattggtgtaaaagatatctttcgatactagagatgtacgactgatatgggcatgctttatccctacagagagacgatggattcggacccatcacacaccaggaacaccGCCAActctggcctgcgtccactatccccatcccaaaataataagcgttttggaaggttttgctgatgttgggtatctctctgacccacacaaaggtcattctcaaactggttaagtgttcaccatgggtaaagaccatgatatcttggaggtctacaacatagaccctagtcgctatattttcgaacaatgcagagattattgctcttcacgaagtgattcgtgaatgtagatggattggatccataattacgcatgttcaaaaaattgtggtttgaagtctaccacagatgagcttacgagcatataggataatgctgcttgttttgaagcaaggctacatcaaaagcgaccgcaccaagtataatcagcaacaacagactctcctcaagattaaagtgaactaggttcgatctgaggacggTATGACAGACttactcactaagtcattgcctaaattccactttcgaggaacatgttggtagcatcgtttgcggaagttatccgaactctcatgactgtagtcatcagggggagatgcaaacATTAggaggagatgtctacatgtatggtctcgaaacgtgaagggtgtgttatgctctttttccccttcgaccgaggttatttttgtcccacaaggtttttgttactcggcaaggttttttaacgaggcaacgagagaagcaccacgtttgggcgacacaagggggagtgttcaagtaaatccagaatatgtgtctggcccaaaatcgaggttacttgctctagttgaaataggatttatattagagatattctcggagaatcttaggagatattcaatcaatgtacgattatgtttccatgtacaactctatctctatgcttgtaatcctctatataaagaggcccctattatcaatgaaagcacgactcaattctctcccaatttcagttttccttaaacagttaGCTGCTTGGGTCGCTCCCTCCATTGAAGACACTAGCGCCAAGTCCGAGACCAATCCATCTCTCGCGGTGGTGACTTGTGTCTCGATGGAATCGATAGCCTCATCAATCTTTGCCCTGTTGCTCTCTTCCGTGGCTAAACAAGCTTCTAACCTTTTTATTTGTGCTTCCAACTCTTTGATCATGGCCTTGAAGTTGGCAACTTTCTCATCCGAGGCGACCATTTCTTTCTTCACCTCATCATACTTTGAAGTTTGTTGCCGTACCACAAACTTCTTCTGAGTGATTGAGGCTGATAAGTCTGAGGCCACCTTCAACTCATCTTGAGCTTTCATGAAAGCAGAGGTTTCCTCTGGAAGATTGCATCTGAATGATGAGAGATTAATTTTCAATTCTGAGGGGCATGACTCGGCTGATAGCAGTATGGCTGAGTAAAGGAGAAATTCTTCTTGCACTTTGAGATTAGCCAAAGCATGTAATCCGTTATCAAAGATCTTCTGGACTCCCTCCTTAGCCAATGCAAGCTCGTCCTGGCTGACAAACGACTGAGCATCCAGCTGTGGGTGAACACTAATGCTAGGAAATGGCTTAGATAAGAGATCAATAACATCAACAATCATTGCATCAATGTTCTCTAGCTTCGATGAAGAGGATCGATCCTAAAAAGTAAAAAGGCAAGTATTTGAGTGATTGGAAAGTGCACAATACATAAACCAAAaggcaaccaaaaaaaaaaaatgaaaagaaactgACCTTGTAGGAATTAGGATGCAGAAAAATATCTCAATTTTGAGATCTTTTGAGCATCTAAATAGTCATTGCAGGACCAGCACCAAATTGATTGATCACTGTTTCAAAAGGTGAGCATAATTATAATAAATCACTGAAAGACTTGTGGCTGCAATTTCTAGAATCATTGAATTGGTACCTGCAGTTCACACCAAGACAATGGTTTGTCTCCTGATAATGCTGAATAAAATGTCCCTTCACACTACGACTACAGAAGACGCCCTTACAGCACAAACAAACCCATTTGTGACCTAGAGGGCAACAGCTTTCGGAACTATAATAACCTTCACATCTATCTATAATGTGAAAAGTGCTTCACAGATTAGGAATAGAATGTGTGATTCAAACTCTATCAGGTGCTCCACTTTGATGATGTTAAAGTAGAGAACCCTgttgcatctttttttttttttttccctcttctttttcttttggcaatCTTACATCTTTTTACTCAACAATTTGAAGATGATCATGAGAAAAACTCAGAATACTTTCTCTAAGAAATATATTTTCCAATACATGGCTTTGGGAATATACAGGTAAAACATGAAAAGCTAAGCAAAACTATAGATAGTAATAGATCGAAGAACATATTGTACATTGTTGGCAGAACTGACTTAGGGATTGAAAAAAACAAACTGATAATAGAATTGTAAGATTGCTTTATGGGGAAACAGGGGAAACATGATGAAAACTGGAGAGAGAATTTTCTTAACAGAAtagcaattttatttttttcttcacaTAATTACAGATACAAGGCacctttatatatatacatgaggTACAATAATCAAGAGCGGAAGTTTAGCTCGATTCTAACAAATATCTACTGGATTCTAGAAGGTTTCTGTAACAAATTTGAGACGGTTATTCTCTAGAATGTGAATCACGTTTTTCTTGCTTGTGCTGGCGTTGATCAGGTGTGGCATCAGTGTGATGTTGCTGCAGGTGTTGATCAGCTGTGTGTATTTCTTGCTGCTGATCAATAAAACAAGCATTTCTGCATCCACTAATAAGCATCAGCACAACATAGGATGATTTGGTGAAAGTAACTCATGGCATGCATGATGAGAAGAGCAATATGTCAGGGGCTGATAAAAGTAGGAAATAGAGGAACATGAACCTGTTGCAGGGAATGTCTGCGTTGGGAATGTCAGTGAGATCGGAGGATACAAAAACCAGGTGATCACACCATGTCTGAACCATCAGCACCAAACAAACtcaaattattcaaaaaaaaaaaaaaaatcataaaacaCAGAAGTGGAAAGAGCCAGAAACATAAATTCTTTGAAATGTCATAAGCTTATTTCGAAGGAGTCATGTTTTACTTTTTAGTATCAAACACTAAATTCAATCTACAGAAACTAATTAGTAGGTAGATTACCTTCAGATCTTCGATGGCCATAGCAGAGTTGCAGTTGACCTTGCTGTTTATTCCTTCTCTAATTCTCATATTATTGAGAAGAAGACTCggaagaaaaaggaaacaaacTAAAGAGTATTGTTTATTAAACAGTGAAGATTCCAGTCGTACTTCCTAAATTTAATAATCCATATCTCTTAGGCTTTTATTTATAGTAGTTATAACTTCTAAGAAGCATCTTTGAGGTGCCAAGCCTTCATTTCATCTCGCAAACTAGTGATTACGTACACCCTTTGCACCTGACTCTGAGCTAAACGGTAATCTTTTTGAGTGTTGATAATTTTGAGGTCTTAGCATTAAAAATGATGAATTTGCTGTGCTCCACTGACAGCTCCACTAAAAGGTTTGGTTGAACACGAGTGTCAGTTATATCCAGCTTTTGTAGCTGCAAGCAATGAAGGGTTCATTAGACAACGTTTCTGTTCTTTATATAGGAAAGAACGGGAGATGGAAGAGGTGAGAAACCATAATAGATTTTACCCAAATACAAGTCCGCAACTACATTACAATTTTGTTAATGCAGATGGCAATCAAATCTTTTAGAAGACTTTTCATCATAAGCAAAGCTTTTTGCCGACCAGGTCATGATGATTCATGAATCAAAAGAGTTAGACTATGAGATAAACTGCAATTAACAACTTACAACAAGTCAAGAAGCAAATGAGTTCTCAAGAGCTTTGGTTAATGAAACATACTCTGGAAGACCATCGTCACTACAATATACGATCCTAAGAAAGACCTAACTGCGAAAACTGTGATCAGGAAAAATGTGGTCAATAGATTCACTACCTAGGACTACTCATGGCTAGTCCAGGAAAATTGAAATAACTGGGGCCAAGTGGCCAAGGACAGCAAAAGTAATATTAACTGGTGGGTTCAGCATGTTGTTCCCCTGCATGCAGATTACTATATACCTCTGTAAAAGTATTCCTTAGGTTCTCCCATGCTGAGTGGCGTTGAGCTACTAACTGGTTGGCTGCTTTGGTCGTTCCCTCCATGGCAGACACTTGTTCTATATCAGAGAGCAATCCATCTCTAGCATCCATTACTCCTGTCTCGATAGAATCCAAAACCCGATCAATCTTCTCTCTGTTGCTCTTTTCTTCAGCCAAAGAAGCTTCCAACCTTTTGATCATGGCCTTAAGGTTCGCAACTTTCTCATCTGAGGCAATAATTTGTTTCTTCACCTCAGCATACTTCGAATGATGATAACGGAGAACAAACCTTCTCTCAGTAATCGAGGCTGCTAGGTCGGAGGCCACCTTCAACTCATGTTGAGCTTGGAGGAAAGCAATGGTCTCCTCTGAGAGATTGCCTCTGAAAGACGAAAGAATGGTCTTCAACTCTGATGGGCATGAATCGACTGATAGAACTGTGGCTGAATAAGAAAGAAACTCTTCTTGTACATGGGGATCGGCTAAAGCTTCTAAACCACAATCAAAGATCTTCTGGAGTCCCTTCTTGGCTAATGCAAGCTTATCCTGGTCGACAAATGAGTTATCATCCAGTGGATGAAAACTGGGGCACGGAGATGGCTTGGATATGAGATCGGTAACATCAACCATCAGAGCATCGAGGTTCTCTAGCCTGGATGAGGAGGATGAATCCTAAAAGTTCCATGTATATCAGTTAGTTGGAATGCAGATGATAAATAGTAAAAAGCAAAGGAAAAACGCTTACCTTGGAGGCATCAGGGCTCTCTAGCCTGGATGAGGATGATGGCTCCTAAAAGTTCCCAGTATATGAGTGATTGGAATGCAGATGATCaataaagcaaaaaaaaacaaagggaaaGGGCTTACCCTGGAAGCATTGGAGGATGATGAAAAAGCACTCAATTGTGGAATTGCCTGAGCATCTAAGAATGAATTGCAGGAGTAGCACCAAATTGATTTATCACTATTTAAAATTGTAAGCAAAACCATAAGGCGCATTTATTAATAAATCCCTccataaaatataaaaatgaaaGACTTGAGGCTTCACTTCATATAAAACATTCCAATGGTACCTGCAGCTGACAGCAAGACAATGATTTGTCTGCTTAAAATGCTGAAACAAGTGCCCGTTCATCAAATCAACACTACAGAACACATCCTTGCAGCACAAACAACACCAGTTCTCATTGGGATTCTGGCATCTAGTATAACTGTATTTGAAAACAGTCCAACATATTAGAAACACAGGCTACACGACTCAAGCAATCAAACTTTGATTAATGTGAAAATGAGAGGTAATCAAATatcaaatcttttttttttcgttggaaAACCATAAATTTCCTTCATCAAAGATCTTTTCTCATAGATTTAGAATTCCTATGTCAAACCAAAGGTCACCTAGATACTACATTGTCACAAAAACAATAGCTACATCCAAAACCAGGCGAGTGATATGGTGTTGCTCCATTTTGGAACAAAACTAAGAGAAACCTCAAGGCTTAGAATGAGAGTCCCAGGTTCAAAGGCTTTCGTATATCGGCAAGATTTCGACAATGCCATACATGCATGCCAAACAACCTCTCACTCCCAAGTATTAGCAAAGCAAACAAGCTAAAATCAAGTCATGGCATAGCAAAAAGAGCAATAATTTAGAGGCTGAAAAAAAGTAAGACACCTTTTGCAGGGACTGTCAGGATTGGGAATGCCAGTGAGGTCAGCCGACACGAAAGCCAGGTGATCACAGGACGAAGCCAGTGCCGATTTCGGTGGCTTCTTGGCCCCGGTACCccgcttcttcttctccttcctctCCTTCCCCTGATCCTCAAATCTCTTCTTATTATACCACAGCCTCACCTGAATCTCACTAAGCCCCACCTTCTTCCCAAGCTCCTCCCTTTTCGACACCGACGGATTCTTCTCCGCTGATCAAAATCCAATCCAATTTATTTTCACACACACACTTACATCAaatcaaaatgcaaaactcacaATCCACATTGAATTCAATCAAATTGAACCGAACTCACCGGCATAGGTCTTCTCGAGAGTCGCAACCTGATGACGAGTCATTCTCGATTTCTTGGCCACAATCCCCTGCCTCCGATCCTTGGCTCTTCGGTTCATGAACCAAACCGTGACCTGCTCATAGCCGAGGTCTAACTGCTTCGATAGCTCCTCCTTCGTCGCCTCCGATGGGGTCCTCTCCACTAATCATCCCAAATTTTTTTCGATTGATTAGGATAGATAAACAAAAATTGAGAGAATATTCGATTGAATTGAATTGGAATGTACCTGAATAGGCCTTCTCGAGCGTTTCGCGCTGAATCGGAGTCCACTTGGTTCGGAGGCGCTTGATCGCCATCGGAAAAAAaatggagatggagagagagagagacggcgcCGGAGTTTGTTGGAGGAAAGAGAAGGATTGATGTGGCAGAGTTGCAGTAGGGGAGTGAATCAGTggattttattaataataagaaaAGGATGGATGGATATATATAGGTGTGTCTTTGTGTACTTGACTATTTGACTGCTGCTCCACTTTTTCTGTTATATGAACAGTATATTACAaaaataatcttttttttttcttttttgataattactatatttatttctttataAAGAAAACATGCGATTAATCAGCGATTAATCGAAACGACGTTGATTTCGCCTTTCGAGTTAGCCCATGTGATGAGAGATAATGAAAATTTGGTTAAgagtggaaatgttgatttcgccTTTCAAATTAGCTCACGTggtgagagagagtgagagtttaGTTAAAATTAGACTGAGTCAAGAAATCGATTTGCCATGTTTGGTTTCCCTGACCTAAAAGCAACTCTTTAGATTACATTGTGTGCCTAAATTATGAAATTGTTGAGGATTGGAGTTGTGGctcaaattaagaatttcgttTGAAAACATTTGAGGAATTGATGGAATAGATAGATTTGAAGGATTAGAGTTGGGCACAGCCATGATTGAAGCAACTTTTATTGCAAAGTAGAAACCTTTCAAGTAACTAGTGGGCTGATATGATCAACAACTAGTGGGGAAACACACTCCAATGTATAAAACAACTAGTGGTACAAAGGactctctttgttttttggcCAAATAGTGGTTCCAGGAAAATATAGTACCTTGTAAGATGCAACAGTGACATTGATATGAACATCTTCTTAAAGCAACTCTTCAACTAAGTAAAATTCCAATTAGGGAACTGTTACAAATTTGACATCCATATATAAATTGTTAATTTGCTGATTTCCCATGTTGGGCATTAAACCGAACGGATTGGCGgggcctcaccaaacttcaGCAGGTATGCAGTTTCATATACAGGCCGCAGTTGTGGGATCAATTGAGCATCTAAATATGCATCGCAGGAGAAACACCAAACCGAGAGATCACTGTTTGAAATGTGAACAAAAGGTCAAAAATACAATCACAACAGGATCACTGTTTGAAATGTAAATAAAATCACAACATGCATTTGTAAGAAACACTCTATAAAAAGTACGGAAAAGATGCGAAACTTTGTTGTAAAAGCATCAAAAATAGTACCTGTAGCTAAGAGCAACACAATGATTTATCTGCTGATAATGCTGCAGCATATGCTTGTTTACAAAACGGCTGCAGAGGACTTCCTTACAGCACAAACATAACCAGTTCTCACTTGGGTGCTGGCATCTAGTATATGAAAGTATCACCCATATTAGAAACTTAAGGTATGATTCAGAACACAGCCACTCAGACTTTGATCGATGTCAAAGGATAGAGGATAAAAAGAAGCAAGCTTTAGAAGTACAAGTCTTTTTACTGAAACAATTTGAAGGTTTATTCATTAAGAAAACTAGCAATATTCTTACAATTGACAGCCTGCGAATATGCAAGTAAGACACTAAGACAGTACACAACAAAGATCACCCAGACATTAAaccgaaaagaagaaaagagatgtatgttTGAAAGAGGCTGAGTGTGCTCTCATTTTCTGGTCACCTATGACATTAATGAGCTCAAAAAGAACCCAACTGTGGTAAAAGTTTAAAAGTGCTATGAAGATACACTAGAGTTCACTTCACTTGCATAATCAAACCAGATGAAGAGGACCAAGTCCTCAAAGCCATGCTTTCAACATAGCCATATTTCTTTTTCTGTGGGGGGGGGAGGGAATGGAAGGAAGGTTACTACGAATGGCTGAAGTATAAGGATGTAATTAGGTAGAGGCTATGTACATTGCTGGATCTCACATAACAGTCTCTTTCTATGGTGCTACAATATCGCAAGTACAAACTGTTGGGAGAAGGAACCTACTAACTTCAACTTCATTCATGCGTAACTGTGTAAGAGACCCCGCATATGAAATTAGGAGGAAAAGCAAAATTCTTGATAGACAATCATAGAAGATGTGACCTGAATTACAAGACGGGATGTGACTTGAATGAAAAGCTAACCCCTTTATGAATCTAGTTTTGCTATTGATGCCCATTAAGTTAGTATAACAAAATTTCAGAACTGGGTAAAACTGGATAGAACAAATTATAAACAGAGATTCCCAAATAGAGAATTGTTGAGAAGACAGTAACCTGTTGCAGTGAGTATCAGGGGTGGGAATGTGAACAagatcggaggagagagaaggcaGGTGATCGCAGGATGTGCGAGCATCGACCCAACCCGATTCAGCtccatataacaagtccaagtCGTCTTCTACAATTGGGTTTTCCTGAAACAAGTTTGGTTATAGGAATTCACAACAATCGGGTTTGGTTTTCTGCTTCGATAAAGCGTAGATAGGTTGATTACctgagaaggaggaggaggaggagaggaagagCCACCGTGTGTTGCCATAGAGGGAGGTGTCAGGTGCTTCAGTAGAGTCTGGCGGTGAACAGAGTTGAAAGCTCTCTGTATTGAAGAGCGTTCGGCTGTGCTCTTGCACCTTTGGGGTTCTAGGCTCGGTGGTCTTGGTCAATTAACTAACCcgtaaagattttttttttttttttttcaatcagaTGAGGTAGCAAGTTGTCTCGGTTATGTTAGCGAATTAGTACCACATATGACTGAGATTTAGACCATGAACATAAAGATCTTTTAAATCTGCTGACTACAAACTGGTGAGAGTTAAGACTTGAACGCTAGACATGAGGTTTCATGCTAGACCGCTCGACCAATCTTAACACACTAAATGgttaaatgataaaaaaaatttaaaccgCAATtatggatttttattttttatattcatAATCTGAatcatttatttttaaattatatgatcAAATCAAAAGGGTCTTGTAATTCTTAAAAAGAAATTCGAAAGTGTTGTGCTGATGGTTAATTAACAATAACAAGTGAAAAAGAGAGGTTGTGGTTTTTAGTAGGGTTTTTGAGTTTATGTAAACTTATGCCAATGTTTAACGAGCCTCATCATCTTTGTGCCCGTTCACTTAGCTTGCTAGGATGCTTCATTGTGGCAAGGTTGATCTCATTGCCTCATTGTGGCAAGGTTGATAGAGCGTGTGATGACTTTTGGAGTATCAGATTGATTTTTTGTGGGTTATAGAATATAGAGTAACTTTCATGATCTCTTCAGTGCTTATTTGATTGTCTACTTGTCTCACCTATCTTTTCCGCTCTTCTCTTCATCTTACAAATTACTCTTTATAAAATTATTATCAACTCCCTTTATGAAGTTTCCAAGTTTTGAAACCAATTCACTAACCAAAACCGACTTGCTTCAAAATAGGTCGGGTTGGTTGGGTGACTCAATTGATCAAATGGATAGTCCGATCGAGCCCAAACCCAAAACACCCTTAAATTCATAAAAGTCCATCTTATGGTACTTATGGCCCGTTTAAGATTACAATTGGGCGAACAAACCCCCCGCCCCGACTGGATAACCGACCCGTCCGTCTCATAAGACTAGGGTTTTGACCCTCCCACCCTCTATAAATAGCAACTTATAATCAATCCGCTCAACCTCTACAAACTTTGCGATTCCTCTGCGACTGCTAGCCAgggctcctctctctctctctcaag is a genomic window containing:
- the LOC133738542 gene encoding uncharacterized protein LOC133738542, with protein sequence MAIKRLRTKWTPIQRETLEKAYSVERTPSEATKEELSKQLDLGYEQVTVWFMNRRAKDRRQGIVAKKSRMTRHQVATLEKTYAAEKNPSVSKREELGKKVGLSEIQVRLWYNKKRFEDQGKERKEKKKRGTGAKKPPKSALASSCDHLAFVSADLTGIPNPDSPCKSYTRCQNPNENWCCLCCKDVFCSVDLMNGHLFQHFKQTNHCLAVSCSDKSIWCYSCNSFLDAQAIPQLSAFSSSSNASREPSSSSRLESPDASKDSSSSSRLENLDALMVDVTDLISKPSPCPSFHPLDDNSFVDQDKLALAKKGLQKIFDCGLEALADPHVQEEFLSYSATVLSVDSCPSELKTILSSFRGNLSEETIAFLQAQHELKVASDLAASITERRFVLRYHHSKYAEVKKQIIASDEKVANLKAMIKRLEASLAEEKSNREKIDRVLDSIETGVMDARDGLLSDIEQVSAMEGTTKAANQLVAQRHSAWENLRNTFTEVYSNLHAGEQHAEPTS
- the LOC133739525 gene encoding uncharacterized protein LOC133739525, translated to MATHGGSSSPPPPPSQENPIVEDDLDLLYGAESGWVDARTSCDHLPSLSSDLVHIPTPDTHCNRCQHPSENWLCLCCKEVLCSRFVNKHMLQHYQQINHCVALSYSDLSVWCFSCDAYLDAQLIPQLRPVYETAYLLKFGEAPPIRSV